A portion of the Oculatellaceae cyanobacterium genome contains these proteins:
- a CDS encoding TrkA family potassium uptake protein: MNLSGLRFFSSLGKDKQQFAVIGLGRFGRAVCSTLRELGYEVLGTDVNEKTVAQVLNDKIADHAIQLDSTQPSALKEAGIFEFDTVIVAIGNYLQESIITTLNIKEAGVPHVVAKASSDIHVKLLKRVGADLVVFPENEAGCVLARSLTKPAILDRFDLDPENSIVELIVPDEFDGKTISELKLRSHYGLNLLAVSYNDKFEINPNPDQRLYKGSAIVVIGTNKDINRLPNLSS; the protein is encoded by the coding sequence GTGAATTTATCAGGATTAAGATTTTTTAGCAGTTTAGGCAAAGATAAGCAACAATTTGCTGTTATTGGGTTAGGACGTTTTGGTAGGGCTGTATGTTCGACATTGCGCGAATTAGGATATGAAGTATTAGGAACTGATGTTAATGAAAAAACAGTTGCTCAAGTCTTGAATGATAAGATTGCCGATCATGCCATACAATTGGATTCTACTCAGCCCTCAGCATTGAAAGAAGCAGGAATTTTTGAGTTTGATACAGTAATTGTTGCTATTGGTAACTATTTACAAGAAAGTATTATTACTACACTCAATATTAAAGAAGCTGGCGTACCTCATGTAGTAGCAAAAGCTTCATCTGATATTCACGTTAAATTGTTAAAAAGAGTTGGGGCAGATCTGGTAGTTTTTCCTGAAAATGAAGCTGGATGTGTCTTAGCGCGATCGCTTACTAAACCAGCTATTTTAGACCGATTTGATCTAGATCCTGAAAACAGTATTGTTGAACTTATTGTTCCTGATGAATTTGATGGCAAAACTATTTCAGAACTTAAACTGCGTAGCCATTATGGTTTAAATTTGTTAGCAGTAAGTTACAACGATAAGTTTGAGATTAATCCAAATCCTGACCAGCGACTATATAAAGGTTCAGCCATAGTCGTGATTGGAACAAACAAAGATATTAATCGCTTACCAAATTTAAGCAGTTAG